CTCCTTTATTTAATGGGTTTTACTTAGAAGCTATATCTAAGCCCAAATTGCATCTGCCACCTTGACAGCAAACCAGTTTCAGGCGTAAAGGTTTCTGTTAGGTCTGTGTCAAAAGAATAAACAGGGTCGCCATTAGTTACACTTACTCCTATAGGTTGGGTATTGGTTGGAAATTGGCGAACTCCCCAGTCAGAATTGATGAAATTTCCAATATTCAGGATATCAATGCTAAATTCTATTGAATTGTTATTGGCAAACTTATAATTCTGCAGGAACCTGAAATCCCATCTCGAGTACCAAGGGCTGAGGGCATCGTATTTTTCAGCATAAGATCCCCGGTTATCACTTAAGTAATCATCCTGACTAATATATGCTTTAAGGGCTGCCCTTTGAGCCGTCTGCTCCGCAGCGGTACCCGTGAACGCCATGTTGTCAATTTCATTATCCGTAGGAATATAAATCAGGTCATTCAAACCCGATCCATCGTTGTTAATATCACCCGAATAGGTATAGCTAAATCTTCCTCCTTTAGCATACTCGAAGAAAAGGGAGATCGTTGTTGACCAATTATTGGCATATTTAAATGTTTTATTCATATTGCCGACCACACGATGCTTATTGCCATAGAGCGATGGTGTCAGCCTGGCCCTGTTAACATGTCCGATGCCTGGATTTCTGTCATAGGCATCACCTGAGATTTCTGCTTCGATAGAACTTGCGTCTTTGGCATCCAGATAGTTATAAGCCAGGCTGGTATATAAGCCGTTTGACCAGTTTCTTTTTACCTCCAGGGTTCCATTGAAACTTCTTCCTTCATCAGTATTGGTAAAAACATACGCATTAGTAGCACCGCCAAACGGGCCCTGAGCTCTATCTCCTGCCTCATAAATTACCCGGTTGTCAACACCATTTAATGTGCCTGAAGGTAATTGCAACCCATAGTTTCTTACCATCATGGCATTGATGTCTTTCGTGTAGGAGAGATCTGCACTTACTATCCAGCCTCCACTGAATTTTTTATCTGCACCTATACTGGTTCTCCATACCTGAGGGAACTTGAAGTCTTCTTCTGTCATCGTATAGAAGAAGAAATCCGGATTTGCCACTTGGTTTCCTACCCACACAAAGGGAAATCGTCCTGTGAAAAGCCCCGTGCCTCCTCTGACCTGCAAGCTCCTGTCTCCTTTTACATCCCAGTTAAATCCAACACGTGGCGAAATTAAAGGAGTCTGGTCCGGCAGATTGGTATGATCAAATTGGACGGGTTGTCCATCTTCATCATAGTAGATCACATCCGGTGCATATGAACCTCCCTCGCTTATTGTACCTCCTTTTCTGTCAATATTTTCCTGTATTTTATCAGCAGTATCAAAATACAGTGGCAGATCCATTCTCAAACCATAGGTAAGTGTAAAGTTTTCTGACAGATCCCACCTGTCTTGAACGTATAAAGCAAATTGTCCGACATTCGTCTCAGCCAAAGCCCAGCTGTCATTTGCATTGTTTGTATTGAAAGTGTTAACAGCATGATTCCTGGCAAATCCCAATGAATCTGCCGCTACATAGTCGAGAAAATCCTGCACACTGTTAAAGCCTGGACCAAACGTCCCTCCGGGATAAGGATAATTGAAAGGCTCATATATTCCAAGATTAAACGAGTTGTCAAACGAGAATTTTTCGAAGGATCCTCCAATAGTTACTGAATGAGACCCAAAATAAATATCAAAATTGTCAGTGATTTGCAGCACTTTTTGGTCGAGTCTGTTATTGATGGAAAAAGGCTCATGCCCTGCTACTATGTAACGAATTCCGTCCTTATTGATATTAAGCACCGGAAACGGGCTGCTAAAAGGATCTCGACTATCTTCGAATTGGGTGAAACCAATCTGAAATTTATTAGCTGTTTTATTCGAAAATCGCGATTTAAATTCCAGTAATCCGGAGTGTATTTTGTTATTGATGGCATAACCGGAGTTTCTAAATTGTAAAGTTGTAGCGTCGGGTCCTCTCCGGCCTATGGCTGACGGGTGGGCCGGTTTCTGCTTGGTTGCATCTAAAAAATTGTAAGTCGCTGTAAGCGTGTGTTTATTATTAATGTTCCAGTCAAGTTTAATAATCCCCTTTTCATTATCTGTATCATGTTTGTATCCCTGATAAGGCCCCGGATCGTAGCCTATGCTTCTTAGAGCATTTTGGACAGCCATAAGATCTGACTCCTCTACCCTTGACTCATTGGCACCATCCTGGGGGCCATTTTTGGCCACAAAGCTT
This region of Fulvivirga ulvae genomic DNA includes:
- a CDS encoding TonB-dependent receptor, whose translation is MIRKLLLSLLLLFTGVAFSHGQGVTTAAIRGEITDAAGQGLPGATVIALHEPTGTQYGTSTRADGKYNLANLRVGGPYTIKVTYIGYSGQELTDVQLLLGQVLELDFNLDEDIQTLGEVVITGDNETFNSDRTGASESFSNEEIRKLPTITRSASDIYRLTPSSDGNSFGGRNDQYNNFSLDGSIFNNPFGLDAATPGGQTDAQPISLDAIDQIQVAVAPYDVTQSGFTGASINAVTKSGTNKVSGTVFGFYRSDGLTGKKVEGEEIFVPDLTQIQTGFSIGGPIIKDKLFFFANMEIERREDLGSSFVAKNGPQDGANESRVEESDLMAVQNALRSIGYDPGPYQGYKHDTDNEKGIIKLDWNINNKHTLTATYNFLDATKQKPAHPSAIGRRGPDATTLQFRNSGYAINNKIHSGLLEFKSRFSNKTANKFQIGFTQFEDSRDPFSSPFPVLNINKDGIRYIVAGHEPFSINNRLDQKVLQITDNFDIYFGSHSVTIGGSFEKFSFDNSFNLGIYEPFNYPYPGGTFGPGFNSVQDFLDYVAADSLGFARNHAVNTFNTNNANDSWALAETNVGQFALYVQDRWDLSENFTLTYGLRMDLPLYFDTADKIQENIDRKGGTISEGGSYAPDVIYYDEDGQPVQFDHTNLPDQTPLISPRVGFNWDVKGDRSLQVRGGTGLFTGRFPFVWVGNQVANPDFFFYTMTEEDFKFPQVWRTSIGADKKFSGGWIVSADLSYTKDINAMMVRNYGLQLPSGTLNGVDNRVIYEAGDRAQGPFGGATNAYVFTNTDEGRSFNGTLEVKRNWSNGLYTSLAYNYLDAKDASSIEAEISGDAYDRNPGIGHVNRARLTPSLYGNKHRVVGNMNKTFKYANNWSTTISLFFEYAKGGRFSYTYSGDINNDGSGLNDLIYIPTDNEIDNMAFTGTAAEQTAQRAALKAYISQDDYLSDNRGSYAEKYDALSPWYSRWDFRFLQNYKFANNNSIEFSIDILNIGNFINSDWGVRQFPTNTQPIGVSVTNGDPVYSFDTDLTETFTPETGLLSRWQMQFGLRYSF